The Microbacter sp. GSS18 genome has a segment encoding these proteins:
- a CDS encoding sugar ABC transporter permease — MTASRGRPRGGGARRVLTGPAGIALLFLLPALVSLVVLRLAPAAVALVDSFFRTTLLGGTSFVGLGNYAELFGNPDFQNSIAVTLLFTVLINPLQIAAAFLLAVLFTRRAAGSRFWRSMVILPIAVPPAVSAVIWSVIYRPDGLANGFLAVIGIPPQPFLTSQYQALLSIMILLSWIGVGYWMMFLIAGINDIPASYYEAASLDGASSWRQLWAITLPLVRRPLAFVLVADTVSNFLVFAPVQILTKGGPNGSTNLLMYDIYTRAFTFGDINRAQAEVVILVLITVVIVALQFRLLKTED, encoded by the coding sequence CGGGGGTGGGGCCCGGCGGGTCCTGACCGGACCCGCCGGCATCGCCTTGCTGTTCCTCCTCCCCGCACTCGTCTCGCTGGTCGTGCTGCGGCTCGCGCCTGCCGCCGTCGCACTCGTCGACAGCTTCTTCCGGACCACGCTGCTCGGCGGCACCAGCTTCGTCGGCCTCGGGAACTACGCCGAGCTGTTCGGCAACCCTGACTTCCAGAACTCCATCGCCGTGACGCTGCTGTTCACGGTGCTCATCAACCCGCTGCAGATCGCCGCCGCGTTCCTCCTCGCGGTGCTGTTCACTCGTCGCGCCGCCGGCTCTCGCTTCTGGCGATCGATGGTGATCCTGCCGATCGCTGTGCCCCCAGCCGTGTCCGCGGTGATCTGGAGCGTCATCTACCGGCCCGACGGCCTCGCGAACGGGTTCCTCGCCGTCATCGGCATCCCACCCCAGCCGTTCCTCACCTCGCAGTACCAGGCGCTGCTGTCGATCATGATCCTGCTGTCCTGGATCGGTGTCGGCTACTGGATGATGTTCCTCATCGCCGGGATCAACGACATCCCCGCCTCCTACTACGAAGCGGCATCCCTCGACGGAGCATCATCGTGGCGGCAGCTGTGGGCGATCACGCTCCCGCTGGTCCGACGCCCGCTCGCATTCGTGCTCGTCGCCGACACCGTCTCGAACTTCCTGGTGTTCGCCCCCGTGCAGATCCTCACCAAGGGCGGGCCGAACGGCTCCACGAACCTGCTCATGTACGACATCTACACGCGCGCCTTCACGTTCGGCGACATCAACCGGGCTCAGGCCGAAGTCGTGATCCTCGTGCTCATCACCGTCGTGATCGTCGCGCTCCAGTTCCGGCTCCTGAAGACGGAGGACTGA